The following proteins are co-located in the Gloeocapsa sp. DLM2.Bin57 genome:
- a CDS encoding ABC transporter ATP-binding protein, whose amino-acid sequence MAENNLALNIENLDYELDKHTILHNINLRVTQPEKIGVIGPNGAGKTTLFLLMCGILSPSGGRISLFNQEVKPGKFYPDIGLVFQNPNDQLFCSTVREDVAFGPENMGLSPTSVKQRVENALSVTGTLPLANRVPYQLSGGEKCMVAIATVLAMQPRLVLYDEPSANLDLRARRRLIRFLQSASHSYLIASHDLELIRESCDRLILLSGGEIVADGIPKKIMSDRSLMEANCLEVPASLL is encoded by the coding sequence ATGGCTGAAAATAACCTGGCTTTGAATATTGAGAATCTAGATTATGAGCTAGATAAACACACAATTCTGCATAACATTAATCTGCGCGTAACTCAACCAGAAAAAATTGGTGTCATCGGACCAAATGGAGCAGGTAAAACGACTTTATTTTTGTTAATGTGTGGGATACTTTCACCTAGTGGGGGAAGAATTTCTTTATTTAATCAAGAGGTTAAACCTGGTAAATTTTATCCTGATATCGGTTTGGTTTTTCAAAATCCTAATGACCAGTTATTTTGCTCTACAGTAAGAGAAGATGTGGCTTTTGGTCCTGAAAATATGGGGTTGAGTCCAACATCTGTTAAGCAAAGGGTGGAAAATGCACTATCTGTGACTGGAACTCTTCCTTTAGCTAATCGTGTTCCCTATCAATTATCGGGGGGTGAAAAGTGTATGGTAGCAATTGCTACAGTTTTAGCGATGCAGCCACGGTTAGTACTATATGATGAACCTAGTGCTAATTTGGATTTACGCGCGCGTCGTCGTTTAATTCGGTTTTTACAGTCAGCTTCACATAGTTATTTAATCGCTTCTCATGATTTGGAGTTGATTCGGGAAAGTTGCGATCGCCTAATTTTATTGAGTGGGGGTGAAATAGTTGCTGATGGGATACCTAAAAAGATTATGAGCGATCGCTCTTTGATGGAAGCTAATTGTTTAGAAGTTCCCGCTTCTTTGTTGTAA
- a CDS encoding DUF4433 domain-containing protein, translating to MLRSSLLPSPRLFPIPFSSSAIILKNFRGQTILKKYGIEYLYHITSIANLDSILFRGLLSHQYIQQHNLKYTDISHSQVQQLRDGKIIKGIPLHQYVPLYFNPKNPMLFLRRSQQSKLIILAIDPYVLFQPYTVFSDGNAASEKTSFYEANLSNLPRLNWEIIRQSSHWSDQPDGKRIRCAEVLVYPRIAVAKINKVFCYGQNTLSKLNHLPVTVEVNHNLYF from the coding sequence ATACTCAGAAGCTCCCTACTCCCGTCTCCCCGTCTTTTCCCTATTCCCTTTTCAAGTAGCGCTATAATCTTGAAAAACTTTAGAGGTCAAACAATCTTAAAAAAATATGGTATAGAATATCTCTACCATATAACCTCTATTGCTAATCTTGACTCAATTTTATTCCGTGGTCTTCTCTCTCATCAATACATTCAGCAACATAACCTTAAATATACCGATATTTCCCATTCTCAAGTACAACAACTCAGAGATGGTAAAATCATCAAGGGAATTCCTTTACATCAATACGTCCCTCTTTATTTTAATCCCAAAAACCCTATGTTATTCCTACGTAGGTCTCAACAATCTAAGTTGATTATCCTCGCAATCGATCCTTATGTCTTATTTCAACCTTATACTGTTTTTAGTGATGGGAATGCAGCTTCGGAGAAGACTAGTTTTTATGAAGCTAATCTCAGCAATCTTCCTCGCTTAAATTGGGAGATAATCCGACAATCCTCTCATTGGAGTGATCAACCAGATGGTAAAAGAATTAGATGCGCTGAAGTTTTAGTTTATCCAAGAATAGCAGTAGCTAAAATCAACAAAGTTTTCTGTTATGGTCAAAATACTCTCTCTAAATTAAATCATCTCCCTGTGACTGTAGAAGTTAACCACAATCTCTATTTTTAA
- a CDS encoding DUF1995 family protein — protein MSVPQSLEEAISNAKTAVKAALADGYQRVQVELVIPEIALQAQAIALEFTTIFSDYGSGLKVIFPDTGAAALARRDWGETTFKITDIGTSRSPVERRISDSDQLFLVVSPSAVEVNQVEKLCNLPGDRPVVLLIPQLEDVSIVGIGLAARQLRERFLSTIESCYYFRPLEGAAVIKVYPGTWQVWVETADNNNYELLCEQTQKPMGEALERILTQPSTSEDTPPTPVIAKKKSGLLGSLQQFLKALSQ, from the coding sequence ATGTCTGTACCTCAAAGTTTAGAAGAAGCAATTAGCAACGCCAAAACAGCAGTAAAAGCAGCTCTAGCTGATGGTTATCAACGTGTACAAGTAGAGCTAGTTATACCAGAAATAGCCCTACAAGCTCAAGCAATAGCTCTAGAATTTACCACTATCTTCTCTGATTATGGTTCAGGTTTAAAAGTAATCTTCCCCGATACAGGAGCAGCAGCTTTAGCCCGTAGAGATTGGGGTGAGACTACCTTTAAAATTACCGATATCGGTACGTCTCGTAGCCCTGTAGAGCGTAGAATTAGCGATAGTGATCAATTATTCCTAGTGGTATCTCCTTCCGCGGTAGAAGTAAACCAGGTCGAAAAACTCTGTAATCTCCCAGGCGATCGCCCTGTGGTGTTACTAATTCCCCAACTCGAAGACGTATCTATAGTCGGTATTGGTTTAGCTGCGCGTCAATTGCGAGAGCGTTTCCTGAGTACCATAGAATCCTGTTACTATTTTAGACCCCTAGAAGGAGCAGCAGTAATCAAAGTTTATCCCGGGACTTGGCAAGTTTGGGTAGAAACAGCAGATAATAACAACTATGAATTACTCTGTGAACAAACGCAAAAACCCATGGGAGAAGCTTTAGAACGGATCTTAACTCAACCGAGTACCTCTGAAGATACCCCCCCTACCCCTGTTATAGCTAAGAAAAAATCAGGTTTACTCGGAAGTTTACAACAATTTCTTAAAGCTTTAAGTCAGTAA
- a CDS encoding cysteine desulfurase has protein sequence MQIYLDYSATTKPCTEAIALVQEIFALEGNASSLHSWGEKAATALEIARIEVADLINAQPTDITFTSGGTESNNLAIFGIAKQYSQPQHIIISSVEHPAVSEPVKILAQSGWEITQLPVNTQGRINPLDLKAAIQKNTVLISIIYGQSEVGTLQPIAELAQIARNNQILLHTDAVQVTGRVDIDVETLGVDLLSMSSHKLYGPQGVGALYIRQGVQIEPHLYGGAQEQGLRPGTQPIAIIAGFGAAAAKAKQELSRESLRLQQLRDRLFTHLADSPYLIPTGDRINRLPHHLSFIINPNYFDKKITGKTMVRQLNLAGIGISSGSACQSGKLNPSPILLAMGYSQSEAIRGIRLTLGKDTQIADIDWTAMVLKQILQRLKPQLLTV, from the coding sequence ATGCAAATTTATCTAGATTATAGTGCCACAACCAAACCCTGTACAGAAGCGATCGCTCTAGTACAAGAAATCTTCGCGCTAGAGGGTAACGCTTCTAGTTTACACTCTTGGGGAGAAAAAGCAGCTACAGCTTTAGAAATAGCGCGCATAGAGGTAGCTGATTTAATCAACGCACAACCAACAGACATTACCTTTACTTCAGGAGGAACAGAAAGTAATAATCTTGCTATCTTTGGTATAGCTAAACAATATAGCCAACCCCAACATATAATCATCTCTAGTGTAGAACATCCCGCAGTTAGCGAACCAGTCAAAATCCTTGCTCAATCAGGATGGGAAATCACCCAATTACCAGTCAATACTCAAGGTAGAATCAATCCCCTAGACTTAAAAGCAGCTATACAAAAAAATACAGTTTTAATCTCCATTATCTATGGACAAAGTGAAGTAGGAACTTTACAACCTATAGCAGAATTAGCCCAAATAGCTAGAAATAATCAAATTCTCTTGCATACAGATGCAGTACAAGTAACAGGAAGAGTAGATATCGACGTAGAAACCCTTGGGGTTGATTTACTCTCCATGTCTAGTCATAAACTTTATGGACCACAAGGGGTAGGAGCACTATATATACGTCAGGGAGTACAGATAGAACCCCATTTATACGGAGGAGCACAAGAACAAGGATTACGCCCAGGTACTCAACCAATAGCTATCATAGCAGGATTTGGGGCAGCAGCAGCAAAAGCTAAACAAGAATTAAGTAGAGAATCACTACGTTTACAACAACTGCGCGATCGCCTCTTTACTCACCTAGCAGATTCTCCCTACCTTATCCCTACAGGAGATAGAATCAATCGTTTACCTCATCACCTCAGCTTTATTATTAATCCCAACTATTTTGATAAGAAGATTACTGGTAAAACCATGGTACGTCAACTTAACCTCGCAGGAATAGGAATAAGTTCTGGTTCAGCTTGTCAAAGTGGTAAACTCAATCCTAGTCCCATACTATTAGCTATGGGTTACTCTCAAAGTGAAGCAATTAGAGGAATTCGTCTGACTTTAGGTAAAGATACTCAGATTGCTGATATAGATTGGACAGCTATGGTCTTAAAACAAATTCTTCAACGTCTCAAACCTCAATTACTCACAGTTTAA
- a CDS encoding efflux RND transporter periplasmic adaptor subunit, translated as MLKVKLYASLFSAALILTTGCAQEQNQATAPQALPVKLETLEQTSLINSSQFVGSLEATRTVNLAPRISGRVLEILVPSGTIVTRGTPLMLLEPEQQQEEVNAREARVQSARADLAATQSQLISAQAQKAEAEANLLRAKAQLENVTANLDLAQTNFARAQFLVEEGVASQQELDNRTNELKTSEANVEAQEKTVSAQEQALEAAIQGIEQAKANIARAESQVAAAEGELGVARVSLQDNQVVAPVDGEVGDYIPQAGDFVNVGQVVTTLTDNREFDLRIFVPVEQRSLLKLGLTVEIIDGGGTGEGQTGTITFISPNVDPTTQSILAKVTFPNDGILRNGQFVTVTIIWNEQPGLLVPTIAVSTLGSQRFVFVAEQGEGDSGLVAKQTPIQVGPIQGQAYQVISGLEPGDQIAVSRILDLSNGRPIQPDNTQSQAN; from the coding sequence ATGCTAAAAGTCAAACTATACGCCAGCTTATTTAGTGCTGCTCTTATTTTAACCACAGGTTGCGCTCAAGAACAAAATCAAGCAACCGCACCCCAAGCTTTACCCGTTAAGTTAGAAACCCTCGAACAAACTAGCTTAATCAATAGTAGCCAATTTGTCGGGAGTCTCGAAGCCACTAGGACAGTCAATCTCGCACCTAGAATCAGTGGTAGAGTTTTAGAAATACTTGTACCTAGTGGAACTATTGTAACCAGAGGTACACCTTTAATGTTACTAGAGCCTGAACAACAACAAGAAGAGGTTAACGCTAGAGAAGCTAGGGTACAATCAGCTAGAGCGGATTTAGCGGCTACCCAATCTCAATTAATCAGTGCTCAAGCTCAAAAAGCCGAAGCAGAAGCTAATTTACTCAGAGCTAAAGCTCAATTAGAAAACGTTACCGCTAACCTGGATTTAGCCCAAACTAACTTTGCTCGTGCTCAGTTTTTAGTAGAAGAGGGAGTAGCTTCTCAACAAGAATTAGATAATCGCACTAACGAATTAAAAACCAGTGAAGCTAATGTAGAAGCTCAAGAAAAAACCGTCAGCGCTCAAGAGCAAGCACTAGAAGCAGCTATACAAGGTATTGAACAAGCTAAAGCTAATATCGCTCGTGCGGAATCACAAGTAGCAGCAGCAGAAGGTGAATTAGGGGTAGCTAGAGTTAGTTTACAAGATAACCAAGTTGTCGCTCCTGTTGATGGTGAGGTGGGCGATTATATCCCCCAAGCGGGAGATTTCGTTAATGTTGGTCAGGTTGTAACTACTTTGACTGATAACCGTGAGTTTGATTTACGTATTTTTGTCCCTGTTGAGCAAAGATCTTTATTAAAGTTAGGTCTTACTGTAGAAATTATCGACGGTGGAGGAACAGGAGAAGGTCAGACAGGTACAATTACTTTTATCTCTCCTAATGTAGATCCAACTACTCAAAGTATCTTAGCTAAGGTAACTTTTCCTAATGATGGTATTCTGCGTAATGGACAGTTTGTCACTGTCACAATCATCTGGAATGAACAACCAGGATTATTAGTACCAACGATCGCTGTTTCTACTCTCGGTAGTCAGAGATTCGTCTTTGTCGCTGAACAAGGGGAAGGGGATTCTGGTTTAGTCGCTAAACAGACACCAATACAAGTAGGACCAATCCAAGGTCAAGCTTATCAGGTAATCTCGGGATTAGAGCCAGGAGATCAAATAGCTGTGTCAAGAATACTTGACTTGTCTAATGGACGACCGATACAACCCGATAATACGCAATCTCAAGCTAATTAG
- a CDS encoding DUF2808 domain-containing protein produces MKRIILSSLAIFLLTSQPIKAQPSNAFTGTPPTFVGATVPHNSVGFRLSWYYFTTNLPVDSQQSLGKLTITPGSNFSTIDFNLNETQAFLGSFRNRGEAINIQQVNLDPDNQTIEIIFAEPIPPDTVFTVGLRARQNPTSEGVYLFRIYAFPAGDNPIGLDLGVARLSFYQSFW; encoded by the coding sequence ATGAAGAGAATCATCTTATCTTCTCTAGCCATTTTCCTTTTAACTTCTCAACCTATCAAAGCACAACCAAGCAATGCTTTTACGGGAACCCCCCCAACTTTCGTGGGGGCTACTGTTCCTCATAATAGTGTAGGTTTTAGGTTGTCTTGGTATTATTTTACCACTAATTTACCCGTTGATTCTCAACAATCTTTGGGAAAACTTACTATTACTCCTGGTTCGAATTTTAGCACAATCGATTTTAACCTGAATGAAACTCAAGCTTTTCTTGGGAGTTTTAGAAATCGTGGTGAAGCTATTAATATTCAACAAGTCAATTTAGATCCTGATAATCAAACTATTGAGATTATTTTTGCCGAACCTATCCCCCCAGATACTGTTTTTACAGTTGGTTTAAGGGCTAGACAAAATCCAACTTCTGAAGGCGTTTATTTGTTTAGAATCTATGCTTTTCCCGCGGGAGATAATCCCATAGGCTTAGATTTAGGTGTGGCTAGGTTAAGTTTTTATCAATCTTTTTGGTAA
- a CDS encoding aldose epimerase — MFKIASTQSLYKTYHLSDEIGQSEISVVPERGGIVTEWRWQNQDIFYLDRERFQDPKLSVRGGIPLLFPICGNLVDDTYEYEGKTYKLAQHGFARNLPWEVTQESREGKASITVSLKSNAETLLVYPFDFELDFIYTIKGNTLELVYRHRNLSDQSMPFATGIHPYFYVADKSQLLLEIPATEYQAKGDTKKEQFTGEFDFNREEIDVAFTNLSANIATVTDKHRQLKLSIEYDKNYSTLVFWTVKNKDFYCLEPWSSPRNALNTGEKLLIAEPGETQETKIVFTIESLT, encoded by the coding sequence ATGTTTAAAATCGCCTCTACACAATCATTATACAAAACCTATCATCTTTCTGATGAAATAGGACAATCCGAAATTAGCGTTGTACCAGAAAGAGGTGGTATAGTAACCGAGTGGCGCTGGCAAAATCAAGATATTTTTTATTTAGATAGAGAGAGATTCCAAGATCCTAAATTATCTGTTAGAGGTGGTATTCCTCTATTATTCCCCATCTGTGGTAATTTGGTTGATGATACTTATGAGTATGAGGGAAAGACTTATAAGTTAGCCCAACATGGATTTGCTCGTAATTTACCCTGGGAAGTGACTCAAGAGTCTAGAGAAGGGAAAGCAAGTATCACTGTTAGTCTTAAAAGTAATGCAGAAACTCTTTTAGTGTATCCTTTTGATTTTGAATTAGACTTTATTTACACAATTAAAGGTAATACCCTAGAATTAGTTTATCGTCATCGGAATCTTTCTGACCAATCAATGCCTTTTGCCACTGGGATACATCCTTATTTTTACGTAGCAGATAAAAGTCAATTGTTATTGGAGATTCCCGCCACAGAATATCAAGCTAAAGGAGATACCAAAAAGGAACAATTCACAGGTGAATTTGATTTTAACCGAGAAGAAATTGATGTAGCTTTTACTAATCTTTCAGCTAATATAGCTACGGTTACTGATAAACACAGACAACTCAAGCTAAGTATTGAATACGATAAAAATTACAGTACTTTAGTATTTTGGACAGTCAAAAACAAAGATTTTTATTGTTTAGAACCCTGGAGTTCTCCTCGTAATGCACTCAATACAGGTGAGAAATTACTAATAGCTGAACCTGGAGAAACTCAAGAAACAAAAATAGTTTTTACTATAGAATCTCTAACTTAA
- a CDS encoding DUF5132 domain-containing protein — MSEEIKNMSNNFTQTFRVSPSQAVVIGLGTIVLAPTVLSLLKPVAKATLKTGVVFYEKTKANLAETSEVIGDIIAEAKAEVIEEQK; from the coding sequence ATGTCAGAAGAAATCAAAAATATGTCTAACAATTTTACTCAAACTTTCCGTGTTAGCCCCTCTCAAGCGGTTGTTATTGGTTTGGGTACAATTGTTCTTGCTCCTACTGTGTTATCTTTACTAAAACCTGTTGCTAAAGCTACTCTCAAAACTGGAGTTGTTTTTTACGAAAAAACTAAAGCTAATCTGGCTGAAACTTCAGAAGTCATTGGCGATATCATCGCTGAAGCTAAAGCCGAAGTAATCGAAGAACAAAAATAA
- a CDS encoding PEP-CTERM sorting domain-containing protein, protein MSRYLLKTTAITIGTALMASVPLVAQAADFRFDWTGQIAGFGVRGTFGYDENQSYPGGIVSTGDLDYLNVSFYAPNGTLLRTYNNNHQDPGVNFNFNINTMEILQAGSYNAPDGISIGAPNYDRESGNDPTEASGLTFWSKPPRSETPHLHVDDWADEFGFPIGFSTHEEVAFPTRTTQELIDDGRVGEAYLPPLGNPVTPLGERGQFAQVTPINDPVIPEPTTIIASVLLAGLMPLKRKLKV, encoded by the coding sequence ATGTCTCGATATTTACTCAAAACAACCGCTATCACGATTGGTACAGCCTTAATGGCAAGTGTTCCTTTAGTAGCACAAGCTGCTGACTTTAGATTTGATTGGACTGGTCAAATCGCCGGTTTTGGCGTCAGAGGTACATTTGGTTATGATGAGAATCAAAGCTATCCTGGTGGCATTGTCAGTACAGGTGATTTAGATTATCTCAATGTCTCCTTTTATGCTCCTAATGGGACTCTTTTGAGAACTTATAACAATAATCATCAAGATCCAGGAGTCAATTTTAATTTTAATATCAATACCATGGAAATCCTCCAAGCAGGTAGTTACAATGCTCCTGACGGTATTAGTATTGGAGCACCCAATTATGACAGAGAAAGTGGTAATGATCCAACAGAAGCGAGTGGTTTAACTTTTTGGTCAAAACCCCCAAGAAGCGAAACTCCTCATCTTCATGTAGATGATTGGGCTGATGAGTTTGGTTTCCCTATCGGTTTTAGTACTCATGAAGAGGTTGCTTTTCCCACTCGGACAACACAAGAACTCATTGATGATGGTAGGGTAGGTGAAGCGTACTTACCTCCTTTAGGCAACCCCGTTACTCCCTTGGGTGAAAGAGGACAATTTGCTCAGGTTACTCCCATAAATGATCCTGTTATTCCTGAACCAACCACGATTATTGCTTCTGTTTTGTTGGCAGGTTTAATGCCTTTAAAACGAAAGTTGAAGGTTTAA